The following coding sequences lie in one Schistosoma mansoni strain Puerto Rico chromosome 3, complete genome genomic window:
- a CDS encoding subfamily A1A unassigned peptidase (A01 family): MFRFYDSSKSSTYVADGSSFHVSYLDSNYSGFWSVDTIRIGSLVIPNQAFAEMRNIFNSDYYNCKYDGIIGMSSRRISEYGNIPMFPNILANGVNMEPIFSFYLNRGSGSAIGGELVLGGLNPKYFNGDFEYIPTVHNYMWVIRMLSLRINGVEFCNVCSALIDTGTSLILGPPEQVRQINSLLGTNDYFERKSFDCGRIDMLPSIEFIFHRKKYILKPRHYIVKDDPLFIKICMSPFEPHYSLLPNTWVLGDAFMGRFYTVFDFGQRRIGLADAVGT; the protein is encoded by the exons ATGTTTCGGTTTTATGATAGCTCGAAATCATCGACTTATGTAGCAGATGGTTCGAGTTTTCATGTGAGTTATCTGGATAGTAATTACTCTGGATTTTGGAGTGTGGATACTATACGA ATAGGCTCGTTGGTGATTCCGAATCAAGCGTTCGCAGAAATGAGGAATATATTTAATAGCGATTACTACAATTGTAAATATGATGGAATAATCGGCATGTCCAGTAGGAGGATATCAGAATATGGAAACATTCCGATGTTCCCGAATATACTGGCAAATGGTGTGAATATGGAaccaatattttcattttatttaaatcg GGGAAGTGGCTCAGCAATCGGTGGTGAATTGGTACTTGGCGGTCTCAATCCCAAATACTTCAATGGTGATTTTGAATATATACCTACTGTTCACAATTATATGTGGGTGATTCGAATGTTAAG TTTGAGAATAAATGGGGTAGAATTTTGCAACGTATGTTCCGCTCTTATTGATACTGGAACATCGTTAATTCTTGGACCACCTGAACAAGTGAGACAAATCAATTCGTTACTTGGTACTAATGACTATTTTGAAAGAAAATCCTTTGACTGTGGTAGAATTGATATGCTTCCATCGATTGAGTTCATCTTTCATAGGAAGAAGTATATTCTGAAGCCACGACACTATATAGTCAAG GATGAccctttatttataaaaatttgtATGTCACCTTTTGAACCACATTATTCGTTACTTCCGAACACTTGGGTTCTTGGTGACGCATTTATGGGAAGATTCTATACTGTATTCGATTTCGGTCAGCGAAGAATTGGACTGGCTGATGCTGTGGGAACATAG